The following proteins are co-located in the Methanosarcina barkeri str. Wiesmoor genome:
- a CDS encoding PKD domain-containing protein has protein sequence MVSKCFFLPVIVGISLLVSGVQAAPVTNGLVVYYDGNLSGSFLVDLSGNNNTGYATNVTSGTNQLTGANYINLNGFNSSIDVSNNAQTNISSPISIEFIGSIHEFKPYGALVSKYDDDEITGWYLDCSAHPPYQQARFVMCAWNATSGTNSLYGDKSVGTLDAGQIYHIVVTYDSNTASIYINGVNSGTSTWNLPIVGNSKNITIGSGSGIPNGNCSMYVFRLYNRALSPDEVWQNYVRDRPIYMMTPTIIWSNPADITYGTALSSTQLNAVATDPVTGNTVTGNFTYDPAAGTILSEGTQTLNVDFASNDTANYTNATANVTINVNPVPPVANFSYAMVNNSPLTIQFTDTSISGVNYQWNFGDGSSNVTLANPLHTFASPGAYSVQETVSNALGSSTKTQNVDVQYPTTNLDVGELQLWTFDASKVSDVPNNIYTTTKNIPYTSNVSLKHNSTLGSIDSSCWHGDNGETYITGAYPTVNQNLTFTMGIDSNSQWSYGYLHTSVADIGVRHASDGSYWIYSYWTNDTGSQLSSSYQIPATSVVNNKVTVSIHSYDSNRTNVITSGPALYVITPYTTEKTRKLPYTNVIQPLIYETFYASGTDGWVNVHLYNITQSIPRDIITPYARNDIMAFGLVCPNVTNNQLGTDFLISHNQSATVFVSGGVDENEVEYNEYLFNHGFEEGIHFYPGLASQSLADSETIIDTEMDHVNSLFGAMPASWSSHANDDNITHAIYIYQRYGALYRTGYQGMGFISNSINLQNNTWYWWNISSARGAISPCFTHQTDIDPAPLFAIDPDFFSTFVTNLNSNGINLVGFTNWYCSSMAQTAITNVLQYDENNIKFQLNTSGGYPVNMNVQTMSSPLYLYCDAVSIPFNQTSDGIQFMSVGNGTYTLTNTSLATPSITWSNPGAITYGTALSSTQLNATASVPGTLAYHPAAGTILSAGTHPLQVIFTPTDSTNYTTATSSVSLAVNRATPLITWNTPSAISSGTSLSETQLNANASVLGNFTYNPASGTVLSVGTHTLHVDFMPTDVVNYTNATANVTINVSEKLVLPVANFTASVTSGAAPLSVQFNDSSENATAWSWDFGDGQTSTVQNPSHTYSIPGTYTVSLNVSNADGYNISTKSNLITVNPNTPPVTNGLVVYYDGSLSGNSLVDLSGNNNIGYATNVTSGTNQLTGANYIDLNGFNSSIDVSNNAQTNISSPVSIEFIGSINEFKELGTLVSKYNDEKTGWYLSCSTADPNNHLRVALGLQSGALNMYNSDASLVAGQVYDIVLTYDNNTVSVYINGVNSGTRTWNSPIAGLTNNISIGSGTRNLSYGNCSMYAFRLYNRSLSSAEVLQNYNSDHWRYSEYTTKVSPTIIWAGSVAITYGTALSEAQLNANASVPGTFVYSPASGTIPGAGTHTLQTTFTPTDTTNYTMASSSVSLTVNKAIPLVTWSNPADITSGTALGSTQLDAFASVPGSFAYNPVSGTVLRTGTHALKVRFTPADTTNYTTVSNSVSLTVNKAIPLITWSNPADITSGTALSSTQLNANASVPGTFVYTPATGTVLNAGTHTLHVDFTPADTASYKSASKDVTINVVSQKMIPIITWNTPADITYGTALDSAQLNALASVPGSFAYTPALGTVLSAGMHNLSLDFTPADLKNHTMASGSVSLIVNKAAPLITWNNPADMSSGTSLSETQLNAAASVPGSFAYTPAAGTILSAGTHTLQVTFTPTDTANYIPASSSVLINIVNDAHAKSSSSNKKYNLVKQKILAPNSTQSSNLTEGIEKEIKSELGNEAIDQHNKSSKGLQTEQKETQNTPGFGIACGVACLFGVLLYKRE, from the coding sequence ATGGTAAGTAAGTGTTTTTTTTTGCCAGTAATCGTTGGAATATCGTTACTTGTTTCAGGCGTTCAAGCAGCACCTGTAACAAATGGACTGGTTGTTTATTATGATGGCAATTTATCAGGGAGTTTCCTGGTGGATCTCAGCGGAAACAATAATACCGGCTATGCCACGAATGTAACTTCAGGGACAAACCAGTTAACTGGTGCGAATTACATAAACCTTAATGGTTTCAATAGTAGTATAGATGTTTCTAATAATGCTCAGACTAACATTTCCAGTCCTATATCGATTGAGTTCATAGGATCAATTCATGAATTCAAGCCCTATGGGGCACTTGTGAGCAAGTACGACGATGACGAAATAACTGGCTGGTATTTGGATTGTTCGGCTCACCCTCCTTACCAGCAAGCTCGTTTTGTTATGTGTGCGTGGAATGCAACTTCAGGGACTAACAGTTTATATGGCGATAAATCGGTTGGTACTCTTGATGCCGGGCAGATATATCATATTGTAGTAACTTATGATAGCAACACTGCCAGCATTTATATCAACGGTGTAAATTCAGGTACTAGTACTTGGAATTTACCGATAGTAGGAAATTCTAAAAATATCACCATAGGCTCCGGTTCTGGAATTCCCAACGGTAACTGCAGTATGTACGTTTTTAGGCTCTACAACAGGGCACTGTCCCCGGATGAAGTTTGGCAAAATTACGTTAGGGATCGCCCGATATATATGATGACTCCGACTATTATCTGGAGTAACCCTGCTGATATTACCTATGGAACAGCATTAAGCAGTACTCAGTTAAACGCAGTTGCAACTGATCCTGTAACTGGAAATACGGTAACTGGTAACTTTACTTATGATCCAGCAGCAGGAACTATCCTTAGTGAAGGGACTCAGACATTAAATGTTGATTTCGCGTCTAATGATACTGCAAATTACACTAACGCAACAGCGAATGTTACAATCAATGTGAATCCAGTACCTCCAGTAGCGAACTTTAGTTATGCTATGGTTAACAATTCTCCCCTGACTATTCAATTTACTGATACGTCGATTAGCGGGGTAAATTATCAATGGAACTTTGGAGATGGAAGTTCAAATGTTACTCTAGCAAATCCGTTACATACTTTTGCCTCACCTGGTGCTTACTCTGTACAGGAAACAGTTTCGAATGCTTTGGGATCCAGCACGAAAACACAAAATGTTGATGTTCAATATCCAACCACAAATCTTGACGTAGGCGAACTGCAACTTTGGACATTCGATGCAAGTAAAGTAAGTGATGTTCCAAACAACATTTACACGACTACAAAAAACATTCCATATACCTCAAACGTGAGTCTCAAGCACAATTCAACATTAGGTTCTATTGACTCTAGCTGTTGGCATGGTGATAATGGGGAAACCTACATTACTGGTGCATATCCCACTGTTAATCAAAATTTGACATTTACAATGGGCATAGATTCTAATTCACAATGGTCATACGGGTACCTGCATACTTCAGTTGCCGACATTGGCGTCAGACATGCTTCAGATGGTAGTTACTGGATCTATTCTTACTGGACGAATGATACAGGCAGCCAGTTAAGTTCTAGTTATCAGATTCCCGCAACTTCAGTTGTCAACAATAAAGTTACAGTTAGCATTCACAGTTACGACTCAAACCGTACAAATGTTATTACGTCTGGGCCTGCATTGTACGTTATTACTCCTTATACAACTGAAAAAACGCGGAAACTACCCTATACAAACGTAATTCAGCCTTTGATCTACGAAACCTTTTATGCATCAGGTACAGACGGTTGGGTGAATGTGCACCTCTATAACATTACACAATCAATACCGAGAGACATTATCACCCCATATGCCCGAAATGACATAATGGCATTCGGGCTTGTCTGTCCGAATGTTACCAATAATCAGCTCGGTACAGATTTCTTAATTTCACATAATCAGAGCGCTACGGTTTTTGTTTCAGGGGGTGTGGATGAAAATGAGGTTGAGTATAATGAATATCTATTTAACCATGGATTTGAAGAAGGCATTCATTTTTATCCCGGGCTTGCGTCACAATCATTAGCAGATTCAGAAACAATAATTGATACTGAAATGGATCATGTTAATTCGCTTTTTGGAGCAATGCCTGCATCATGGTCGTCACATGCAAATGATGACAACATCACGCATGCTATCTATATATACCAGAGATACGGTGCTCTTTACAGAACCGGTTACCAGGGTATGGGATTTATTTCGAATTCGATCAACCTTCAAAATAACACATGGTATTGGTGGAATATTTCGTCAGCACGTGGAGCGATATCTCCATGTTTTACACATCAGACAGACATAGACCCAGCACCACTATTCGCGATAGATCCAGACTTCTTCAGTACATTTGTGACTAACCTGAATTCAAATGGTATCAACCTAGTTGGTTTCACAAACTGGTATTGTAGCTCGATGGCACAGACTGCTATCACTAACGTTCTACAATATGATGAGAATAATATAAAGTTTCAGTTAAACACAAGTGGTGGATATCCGGTCAATATGAATGTACAGACTATGAGTTCTCCTTTATACCTGTATTGTGATGCTGTGTCAATACCATTCAACCAAACGTCTGATGGCATCCAGTTTATGAGTGTTGGTAATGGAACATACACTTTGACAAACACATCGTTGGCAACACCGTCAATTACGTGGAGTAATCCGGGTGCCATAACATACGGAACTGCTCTTTCAAGTACTCAGTTAAATGCAACTGCCTCAGTACCAGGGACACTTGCGTATCATCCAGCAGCAGGAACTATCCTTAGTGCAGGGACGCATCCTTTGCAGGTAATATTCACGCCTACTGATTCCACTAACTACACCACGGCTACAAGTAGCGTTTCATTAGCCGTAAATAGAGCTACACCTTTGATAACTTGGAATACTCCTTCAGCAATAAGTTCTGGTACTTCTTTAAGTGAAACTCAGTTAAATGCAAATGCTTCGGTGCTTGGTAACTTTACTTATAATCCAGCTTCAGGGACAGTTCTTAGTGTAGGGACTCATACTTTACATGTTGATTTTATGCCTACCGATGTTGTAAATTACACTAACGCAACAGCGAATGTTACAATCAATGTTTCAGAAAAGCTAGTTTTACCTGTTGCAAACTTTACTGCTAGTGTTACTAGCGGTGCTGCTCCCCTCTCAGTTCAGTTTAATGACAGTTCGGAAAATGCAACAGCTTGGTCCTGGGACTTTGGAGATGGCCAGACATCTACGGTTCAGAATCCGAGTCATACTTATAGTATCCCTGGAACTTACACCGTTAGTTTGAATGTAAGTAATGCTGATGGTTATAATATCTCGACAAAATCAAATTTAATTACTGTAAACCCAAATACACCACCTGTAACAAATGGACTGGTTGTTTATTACGATGGTAGTTTATCAGGAAATTCCCTGGTGGATCTCAGCGGAAACAATAACATTGGCTATGCCACGAATGTAACTTCAGGGACAAACCAGTTAACTGGTGCAAATTACATAGACCTTAATGGTTTCAATAGTAGTATAGATGTTTCTAATAATGCTCAGACTAACATTTCCAGTCCTGTATCAATTGAGTTTATAGGGTCAATTAATGAATTCAAGGAATTAGGAACACTTGTGAGCAAGTACAATGACGAGAAAACTGGTTGGTATTTGAGTTGTTCGACTGCTGATCCTAACAATCATCTTCGTGTTGCTCTAGGTTTGCAGAGTGGCGCTCTGAATATGTATAACTCGGATGCGAGTCTTGTTGCTGGTCAGGTATATGATATTGTATTGACTTACGATAACAACACTGTCAGTGTTTATATCAATGGTGTAAATTCAGGTACTCGTACATGGAATTCACCAATAGCAGGGCTTACTAACAATATCAGCATAGGCTCCGGTACTAGAAATTTATCCTACGGTAACTGTAGTATGTATGCTTTTAGACTCTACAATAGGTCGCTGTCCTCGGCTGAAGTTTTACAAAATTATAATAGTGATCATTGGAGATATAGTGAATATACAACTAAGGTATCGCCTACAATAATCTGGGCCGGCTCTGTTGCTATAACTTATGGTACAGCTTTAAGCGAGGCTCAACTAAATGCAAATGCTTCTGTTCCTGGCACTTTTGTATATAGCCCTGCTTCTGGAACGATTCCAGGAGCTGGTACTCATACCCTACAGACCACTTTCACGCCTACCGATACTACAAATTATACCATGGCCTCAAGCAGTGTTTCATTAACCGTAAATAAAGCTATACCTTTGGTAACTTGGAGTAACCCTGCTGATATAACAAGTGGAACAGCATTAGGCAGCACTCAGTTAGATGCTTTTGCTTCAGTACCAGGGTCTTTTGCCTATAATCCTGTATCTGGAACGGTTCTTAGAACAGGGACTCATGCTTTAAAGGTTAGGTTTACTCCTGCTGACACTACAAACTATACCACAGTCTCAAATAGTGTTTCATTAACTGTGAATAAAGCTATACCTTTGATAACTTGGAGTAACCCTGCTGACATAACAAGTGGAACAGCATTAAGCAGCACTCAGCTAAATGCAAATGCTTCAGTCCCTGGTACTTTTGTCTATACACCAGCAACAGGAACTGTACTCAATGCAGGAACTCATACATTACATGTTGATTTTACACCTGCTGATACTGCAAGTTATAAGTCTGCCTCAAAGGATGTTACAATCAATGTAGTTAGCCAGAAAATGATTCCTATAATTACCTGGAATACTCCTGCTGACATAACCTATGGTACAGCGCTGGATAGCGCTCAATTAAACGCATTGGCTTCAGTACCAGGCTCTTTTGCCTATACTCCAGCTTTGGGGACAGTCCTCAGTGCGGGGATGCATAATTTATCTCTTGATTTCACTCCTGCCGACTTGAAAAACCATACCATGGCTTCAGGCAGTGTTTCGTTAATAGTGAATAAGGCTGCACCTTTGATAACCTGGAATAACCCTGCTGATATGTCCTCTGGCACTTCCCTAAGTGAAACTCAGCTAAACGCAGCTGCATCTGTCCCGGGCTCTTTTGCATACACTCCAGCCGCTGGAACGATACTTAGTGCAGGGACTCATACATTACAAGTTACGTTTACTCCGACTGATACGGCTAATTATATTCCAGCTTCCAGTAGTGTCTTAATAAATATTGTAAATGATGCTCATGCTAAGAGTTCTTCCAGTAATAAAAAATATAATTTGGTAAAACAAAAAATACTGGCACCTAATTCTACACAATCTTCGAATTTAACTGAAGGTATTGAAAAGGAAATAAAGTCCGAATTAGGAAATGAAGCGATTGATCAACACAATAAGTCGAGTAAAGGACTACAAACCGAACAGAAAGAAACCCAGAACACACCTGGCTTTGGAATAGCTTGCGGGGTGGCTTGTCTGTTTGGAGTGCTCCTGTATAAAAGAGAGTAA
- a CDS encoding glycosyltransferase family 2 protein translates to MYRNRSIGIAVPAYNESKLIEKTLSSIPLYVDKIYAIDDGSQDNTAEKIKNFADPRVVLIQQKNGGVGAAITSGYKKALEDNIDIIAVMAGDNQMDPDYLSNLLDPIVDGKAGYTKGNRLWNSKLRKGMSAWRALGNYILTFLNKVASGYWNLSDPQNGYTAISSLVLKKLDLDKTYRGYAFENDMLVKLNVHDISVKNVAIPARYADEKSKIRYPTFIAKTSLYLINALLWRSWNKYVVKLNPIGIFYILGILLMITGFFALLPLKPAYILFGLFLFLVSSILEILRNKIADIKTKSSEKISYSELSMIK, encoded by the coding sequence ATGTACCGCAATAGATCAATAGGAATAGCGGTCCCCGCGTATAATGAAAGTAAATTGATTGAAAAAACTCTCAGCTCCATTCCTCTTTATGTAGATAAAATTTATGCAATTGATGACGGTTCTCAGGACAATACGGCCGAAAAAATAAAAAATTTTGCTGACCCTCGAGTTGTTTTAATCCAGCAGAAAAATGGTGGAGTCGGAGCGGCAATAACTTCAGGTTATAAAAAAGCACTTGAAGATAACATTGATATTATTGCCGTTATGGCTGGAGATAATCAAATGGATCCAGATTATCTTTCTAACTTGCTGGATCCTATTGTAGATGGAAAAGCTGGATACACAAAGGGAAATAGACTATGGAACTCCAAGTTACGTAAAGGGATGAGTGCATGGCGCGCTCTGGGCAATTATATCTTAACTTTTCTTAACAAAGTAGCTTCAGGTTACTGGAATTTGAGTGACCCTCAAAATGGTTACACTGCAATTTCAAGTTTAGTTTTAAAAAAATTGGATTTAGATAAAACATATAGAGGCTATGCATTTGAAAATGATATGCTTGTAAAACTAAATGTCCATGATATCAGTGTTAAAAACGTGGCAATCCCTGCAAGGTATGCTGACGAAAAATCTAAAATTCGTTACCCAACATTTATTGCAAAAACTAGCCTTTATTTAATAAATGCTTTGCTATGGAGATCATGGAATAAGTATGTCGTAAAATTAAACCCAATTGGAATTTTTTATATATTAGGAATTTTGTTAATGATCACCGGCTTCTTTGCCCTTCTTCCATTAAAACCCGCATACATACTGTTTGGCCTATTTCTTTTTTTGGTTTCATCAATTTTAGAGATTTTGAGAAATAAAATCGCAGACATAAAAACAAAGTCTTCAGAGAAAATAAGTTACTCAGAACTGAGTATGATAAAATGA